A genomic region of Pseudoxanthomonas suwonensis contains the following coding sequences:
- the birA gene encoding bifunctional biotin--[acetyl-CoA-carboxylase] ligase/biotin operon repressor BirA produces MCLGHAGPAGDNRRPGLAGRPGGHVDDRELLVRLGAGAVSGDALAREAGVTRAAIWKRIEALRAAGVEVEARPGQGYALAQPPDLLDVKALRAALPATVAAGIGSLEVAWSLDSTNSELLRRPAPPGTAVLLAERQSAGRGRLGRAWASPLGAQVCLSVRRGFEGGLARLGGLSLVAGVAVAEALRGHGFDTVGLKWPNDLVAGDRKLAGLLVEGGGEHAGPVHAVVGIGINVRLPAASAATIEQPWTDLAQLRGGALPPRNAIAAAVLAGLLPALDAFDRDGLAPFLPRYAALDALAGRQVRVLAGREELAGRAAGLADDGGLRVLTAAGDERIFHAGEVSVRPQ; encoded by the coding sequence ATGTGTCTGGGCCACGCCGGGCCGGCGGGCGATAATCGACGGCCTGGACTGGCCGGTCGGCCTGGGGGGCACGTGGACGATCGCGAACTGCTGGTCCGGCTGGGTGCCGGCGCGGTGTCCGGCGACGCGCTGGCGCGCGAGGCCGGGGTGACCCGTGCCGCCATCTGGAAGCGGATCGAGGCGCTGCGTGCGGCCGGGGTCGAGGTCGAGGCCCGGCCGGGGCAGGGCTACGCGCTGGCGCAGCCGCCGGACCTGCTGGACGTGAAGGCCCTGCGCGCCGCGCTGCCGGCGACCGTGGCCGCGGGCATCGGTTCGCTGGAGGTGGCCTGGAGCCTGGACTCGACCAACAGCGAGCTGCTGCGCCGGCCGGCGCCACCCGGCACCGCGGTATTGCTGGCCGAGCGCCAGAGCGCCGGCCGCGGCCGCCTGGGCCGGGCCTGGGCCTCGCCGCTGGGCGCGCAGGTGTGCCTGTCGGTGCGCCGCGGCTTCGAGGGCGGGCTGGCCCGCCTCGGCGGGCTGAGCCTGGTGGCCGGGGTGGCCGTGGCCGAGGCCCTGCGTGGGCACGGCTTCGACACCGTCGGGCTGAAGTGGCCGAACGACCTGGTTGCCGGCGACCGCAAGCTGGCCGGGCTGCTGGTCGAGGGCGGCGGCGAACACGCCGGGCCGGTGCACGCGGTGGTCGGGATCGGCATCAACGTGCGCCTGCCGGCCGCATCGGCGGCGACGATCGAACAGCCCTGGACCGACCTGGCGCAGCTGCGCGGCGGCGCCCTGCCGCCGCGCAATGCCATTGCCGCGGCGGTGCTGGCCGGCCTGCTGCCGGCGCTGGACGCGTTCGACCGCGACGGCCTGGCGCCTTTCCTGCCACGCTACGCCGCCCTGGACGCGCTCGCCGGCCGGCAGGTGCGGGTACTGGCCGGCCGCGAGGAGCTCGCCGGCCGCGCCGCCGGCCTGGCTGACGACGGCGGCCTGCGGGTGCTGACCGCGGCGGGCGACGAACGCATATTCCATGCCGGCGAAGTGAGCGTGAGACCGCAATGA
- a CDS encoding arginine deiminase-related protein: MITRDPGAFLALARGCAPDFGPATARAAFLVTPEGFARAEESARDNRYMAAAECYRGDAALAEHRALQQALAADVPVFAFAGDPAAPDAVFPNNVFATARPDARAYPQALPRLVVGRMRHTVRQPEAARADIRGFFREVVGTTEVDLSQQPHPCELTGSLVVDRARGLGYCGLSERCDEAGARLMHEAFGLRATLLFDLAPGEYHANVVLAVLAGRALLASPAGFADPAVAHAIAALYAPHAVLLTPTQQAAFAGNAIALSPRRVWMSGAAAASLDPAQRQALAAAGFELGQVPLAAIEAGGGSLRCCVAEVF; this comes from the coding sequence GTGATCACCCGCGACCCCGGCGCGTTCCTGGCGCTGGCCCGCGGCTGCGCGCCGGACTTCGGCCCGGCCACCGCGCGGGCCGCGTTCCTGGTCACCCCCGAGGGGTTCGCCCGCGCCGAGGAATCGGCCCGCGACAACCGCTACATGGCCGCGGCCGAGTGCTACCGCGGCGATGCCGCGCTGGCCGAGCACCGCGCGCTGCAGCAGGCGCTGGCGGCCGACGTGCCGGTGTTCGCCTTCGCCGGCGATCCAGCCGCGCCCGACGCGGTGTTCCCCAACAACGTCTTCGCTACCGCGCGGCCGGACGCGCGGGCGTATCCGCAGGCGCTGCCGCGGCTGGTCGTCGGCCGCATGCGCCATACCGTGCGCCAGCCCGAGGCGGCGCGGGCCGACATCCGTGGCTTCTTCCGCGAGGTGGTCGGGACCACCGAGGTGGACCTGTCGCAGCAGCCGCACCCGTGCGAGCTGACCGGTTCGCTGGTGGTCGACCGCGCCCGCGGGCTGGGCTACTGCGGCCTGTCCGAGCGCTGCGACGAGGCCGGCGCGCGGCTGATGCATGAGGCCTTCGGCCTGCGCGCCACCCTGCTGTTCGACCTGGCCCCGGGCGAGTACCACGCCAACGTGGTGCTGGCGGTGCTGGCCGGTCGCGCGCTGCTGGCCAGCCCGGCCGGCTTCGCCGACCCGGCCGTGGCCCACGCCATCGCCGCGTTGTACGCGCCGCATGCGGTGCTGTTGACGCCCACCCAGCAGGCCGCGTTCGCGGGCAACGCGATCGCGCTGTCGCCGCGGCGGGTGTGGATGAGCGGGGCGGCCGCCGCCTCGCTCGATCCGGCGCAGCGGCAGGCGCTGGCGGCGGCCGGATTCGAGCTGGGTCAGGTGCCGCTGGCGGCGATCGAGGCCGGTGGCGGCTCGCTGCGCTGCTGCGTGGCCGAGGTGTTCTGA
- a CDS encoding CsbD family protein produces the protein MNRDIIGGNWKQLKGQMQAKWGDLTNDDFDIAEGNAQYLAGKLQERYGWEKDRAEKEVREFESTLDDRYRH, from the coding sequence ATGAATCGCGACATCATCGGTGGCAACTGGAAGCAGCTGAAGGGTCAGATGCAGGCCAAGTGGGGCGACCTGACCAATGACGACTTCGACATCGCCGAAGGCAACGCCCAGTACCTCGCCGGCAAGCTGCAGGAGCGCTATGGCTGGGAGAAGGACCGCGCCGAGAAGGAAGTGCGCGAGTTCGAGAGCACGCTGGACGACCGTTATCGCCACTGA
- the rocF gene encoding arginase translates to MARSYPPVSLIGAPTDIGAGHRGASLGPEALRIAGLAEALAGRGVDVRDCGNLAGPANPWLPPDAGYRHLEQVVAWNGALMEASLRELRAGRMPVMLGGDHCLAIGSITAVARHCRETGKKLRVLWLDAHADFNTSEVTPSGNVHGMPVACLCGLGPEALTRLGGDAPALLPQEIRQIGIRSVDPEEKRLVKQHRLDIYDMRYIDEVGMKRVMAQALDGVDADTHLHVSFDVDFLDPGIAPGVGTTVPGGPNYREAQLVMEMIADTGRMGSLDIVELNPVLDDHNITAELAVDLVESLFGKSTLMRD, encoded by the coding sequence ATGGCCCGAAGCTATCCGCCCGTTTCCCTGATCGGCGCGCCGACCGACATCGGCGCCGGCCACCGTGGCGCCTCGCTGGGGCCGGAGGCGCTGCGCATCGCCGGCCTGGCCGAGGCGCTGGCCGGGCGCGGGGTCGACGTGCGCGACTGCGGCAACCTGGCCGGGCCGGCCAATCCCTGGCTGCCGCCGGACGCCGGCTACCGTCACCTCGAGCAGGTCGTGGCCTGGAACGGCGCGCTGATGGAGGCCAGCCTGCGCGAACTGCGCGCCGGACGCATGCCGGTGATGCTGGGTGGCGACCATTGCCTGGCGATCGGTTCGATCACCGCGGTGGCGCGGCACTGCCGCGAGACCGGAAAGAAACTGCGCGTGCTGTGGCTGGACGCCCATGCCGACTTCAACACCAGCGAGGTCACGCCCTCGGGCAACGTGCACGGGATGCCGGTCGCCTGCCTGTGCGGGCTCGGTCCCGAGGCGCTGACCCGGCTCGGCGGCGATGCGCCGGCGCTGCTGCCGCAGGAGATCCGCCAGATCGGGATCCGCTCGGTCGATCCGGAGGAGAAGCGCCTGGTCAAGCAGCACCGCCTGGACATCTACGACATGCGCTACATCGACGAGGTCGGCATGAAGCGGGTGATGGCGCAGGCGCTGGACGGCGTGGACGCCGATACCCACCTGCACGTCAGCTTCGACGTCGACTTCCTGGATCCGGGCATCGCCCCTGGCGTGGGCACCACGGTGCCCGGCGGGCCGAACTACCGCGAGGCGCAGCTGGTGATGGAGATGATCGCCGACACCGGGCGGATGGGCTCGCTGGACATCGTCGAGCTCAATCCGGTGCTGGACGACCACAACATCACCGCCGAACTGGCGGTCGACCTGGTGGAGAGCCTGTTCGGCAAATCGACCCTGATGCGCGACTGA
- a CDS encoding response regulator transcription factor yields the protein MRILLVEDEAPLRETLAARLKREGFAVDAAQDGEEGLYMGREVPFDVAIIDLGLPKMSGMELVKALRDEGKNFPVLILTARSSWQDKVEGLKQGADDYLVKPFHVEELLARLNALVRRAAGWSKPVLECGPVALDLAAQTVSVNGSNVDLTSYEYKVLEYLMMHAGELVSKADLTEHIYQQDFDRDSNVLEVFIGRLRKKLDPDGELKPIETVRGRGYRFAIPRTDG from the coding sequence ATGCGTATCCTTCTGGTCGAAGACGAGGCGCCGCTGCGGGAAACGCTGGCCGCGCGCCTGAAGCGCGAGGGCTTCGCGGTCGATGCCGCGCAGGACGGCGAGGAAGGCCTGTACATGGGCCGCGAAGTGCCGTTCGACGTGGCCATCATCGACCTGGGCCTGCCCAAGATGTCGGGCATGGAGCTGGTCAAGGCCCTGCGCGACGAAGGCAAGAACTTCCCGGTGCTGATCCTGACCGCGCGCTCGAGCTGGCAGGACAAGGTCGAGGGCCTCAAGCAGGGCGCCGACGACTACCTGGTCAAGCCGTTCCACGTCGAGGAGCTTCTGGCCCGGCTCAACGCGCTGGTCCGCCGCGCCGCCGGCTGGAGCAAGCCGGTGCTGGAGTGCGGCCCGGTCGCGCTGGACCTGGCCGCGCAGACGGTCAGCGTCAACGGCAGCAACGTCGACCTGACCAGCTACGAGTACAAGGTGCTCGAGTACCTGATGATGCACGCCGGCGAGCTGGTCTCGAAGGCCGACCTGACCGAGCACATCTACCAGCAGGACTTCGACCGCGACTCCAACGTGCTGGAGGTCTTCATCGGCCGCCTGCGCAAGAAGCTGGATCCGGACGGCGAGCTGAAGCCGATCGAGACCGTCCGCGGTCGTGGCTACCGCTTCGCGATCCCGCGCACCGACGGCTGA
- a CDS encoding MBL fold metallo-hydrolase, giving the protein MPEHGIHTIDTGYVRPRFDAAYLVVEQGRGAFVDCGTNHSVPVLLAALEQAGLAPADVDWLVLTHVHLDHAGGAGVLMRHLPNARLVAHPRAAPHMVDPARLVAGATAVYGEAEFARHYGELVPVPAERVVVAEDGHVVDLAGRPLRCIDTPGHARHHQCVWDARSRSWFTGDTFGLSYRELDSERGAFILPTSSPVQFEPEAMQASIARMMGASPQAMYLTHFGRVGDVARLAADLHEQIDAMVSLAQACDGGPDRHRALVAALSEYYLERAQAHGCPLDAAAVLGVLEMDIELNAQGLEVWLDRARRV; this is encoded by the coding sequence ATGCCGGAACATGGCATCCACACCATCGACACGGGTTACGTGCGCCCGCGCTTCGACGCGGCCTACCTGGTGGTGGAGCAGGGGCGCGGCGCCTTCGTCGACTGCGGCACCAACCACAGCGTGCCGGTGCTGCTGGCGGCGCTGGAACAGGCCGGTCTGGCCCCGGCCGACGTCGACTGGCTGGTCCTGACCCACGTCCACCTCGACCACGCCGGCGGCGCAGGCGTGCTGATGCGGCACCTGCCGAACGCGCGCCTGGTCGCGCATCCGCGCGCGGCGCCGCACATGGTCGACCCGGCGCGCCTGGTCGCCGGCGCGACCGCGGTGTATGGCGAGGCCGAGTTCGCGCGCCACTACGGCGAACTTGTGCCGGTGCCGGCCGAGCGCGTCGTGGTGGCCGAAGACGGGCACGTCGTCGACCTGGCCGGTCGCCCGCTGCGCTGCATCGACACGCCCGGCCATGCGCGCCACCACCAGTGCGTGTGGGACGCGCGCAGCAGGAGCTGGTTCACCGGCGACACCTTCGGCCTGTCCTACCGCGAGCTGGACAGCGAACGCGGCGCCTTCATCCTGCCCACTTCCTCGCCGGTGCAGTTCGAGCCGGAGGCGATGCAGGCCTCGATCGCGCGGATGATGGGCGCGTCGCCGCAGGCGATGTACCTGACCCACTTCGGCCGCGTCGGCGACGTGGCGCGGCTGGCGGCCGACCTGCATGAGCAGATCGATGCGATGGTCTCGCTGGCGCAGGCCTGCGACGGCGGTCCGGACCGGCACCGCGCGCTGGTCGCCGCGCTGTCGGAGTACTACCTGGAGCGCGCGCAGGCGCACGGCTGCCCGCTCGACGCCGCTGCGGTGCTGGGCGTGCTGGAGATGGACATCGAGCTCAATGCGCAGGGCCTGGAGGTCTGGCTGGACCGCGCGCGGCGCGTGTAG
- a CDS encoding entericidin A/B family lipoprotein, which yields MKRIIALTLLALFSAGTLSACNTVKGAGQDIQKAGEKVEDKAQDCKDGRC from the coding sequence ATGAAGCGCATCATCGCCCTGACCCTGCTCGCCCTGTTCTCCGCCGGCACGCTGTCGGCCTGCAACACCGTGAAGGGTGCGGGTCAGGACATCCAGAAGGCCGGCGAGAAGGTCGAGGACAAGGCGCAGGACTGCAAGGACGGCCGCTGCTGA
- a CDS encoding SPOR domain-containing protein encodes MFSRALIVVLVALNLGVVAWWLLRSPPPPAPAPVSDKGGAELRLLPPPASQAAEPADAPVEEPAVEPLACLRLGPFSERGAAEVAQAGLGALLRDGAIREQPGEAAGYRVVLPPASDRAAAQATAARIAAAGFEDFFVLNQGADANGIALGAYRSRDTAERRAASFRAAGFPAELRAQGAAGASRWWLEGASGDIAAVRTTFPGAQEQDCAALGRNTLR; translated from the coding sequence ATGTTCTCCCGTGCCCTGATCGTCGTCCTGGTCGCCCTCAACCTCGGGGTCGTCGCGTGGTGGCTGCTGCGCTCGCCGCCGCCGCCGGCGCCCGCACCTGTGTCGGACAAGGGCGGCGCCGAACTGCGGCTGCTGCCGCCGCCGGCTTCGCAGGCGGCGGAGCCCGCCGATGCACCCGTGGAGGAACCGGCGGTCGAACCGCTCGCCTGCCTGCGCCTGGGACCGTTCAGCGAGCGTGGTGCGGCCGAGGTCGCACAGGCCGGCCTGGGTGCGCTGCTGCGCGATGGCGCCATCCGCGAGCAGCCCGGCGAGGCCGCCGGCTACCGCGTGGTGCTGCCACCGGCCAGCGACCGCGCCGCGGCGCAGGCCACGGCCGCGCGCATCGCCGCCGCGGGCTTCGAGGATTTCTTCGTCCTCAACCAGGGCGCCGACGCCAACGGCATTGCCCTGGGCGCCTACCGCAGCCGCGACACGGCCGAACGCCGCGCCGCGTCCTTCCGCGCTGCCGGCTTCCCGGCCGAACTGCGCGCGCAGGGCGCCGCCGGTGCATCGCGCTGGTGGCTGGAAGGCGCCAGTGGCGACATCGCCGCGGTGCGCACCACCTTCCCCGGCGCCCAGGAACAGGACTGCGCCGCGCTGGGACGGAACACGCTGCGCTAG
- a CDS encoding VOC family protein, protein MPHHSRLSNLVLDCRVDDLAEAVEFWSKALGKPVASLDQDGDGRYAELETAADEPMVLLQKVEHDSRVHLDIETDDIDAEVERLEKLGAKKVAFVHRWWVMEAPTGHRFCVVRQQRKPFGPHLNRWE, encoded by the coding sequence ATGCCGCACCACAGCCGCCTGAGCAACCTGGTCCTCGACTGCAGGGTCGACGACCTGGCCGAAGCCGTCGAGTTCTGGAGCAAGGCCCTGGGCAAGCCGGTGGCCAGCCTCGACCAGGACGGCGACGGCAGGTACGCCGAGCTGGAGACTGCCGCCGACGAGCCGATGGTCCTGCTGCAGAAGGTCGAGCACGACTCGCGCGTGCATTTGGACATCGAGACCGACGACATCGACGCCGAAGTCGAGCGCCTGGAGAAGCTGGGCGCGAAAAAGGTCGCCTTCGTCCACCGCTGGTGGGTGATGGAGGCGCCAACCGGCCACCGCTTCTGCGTGGTGCGCCAGCAGCGCAAGCCGTTCGGCCCGCACCTCAACCGTTGGGAGTGA
- a CDS encoding type III pantothenate kinase has translation MSDWLFDLGNSRFKAASWHHGDGIGEVLAWPHGADALVAGDASQGPLPRGREAWVASVAAPALTTQVLALLRERFERVHVARTAAECAGVRVAYAQPERLGVDRFLALLGARAGGGDVLVAGVGTALTIDLLDADGVHHGGRIAASPTLMRQALHQRAVQLPAAGGRYGEFADDTEDALASGCDGAAVALVERSLQQAAQRLGRVPALLLHGGGADALLPLLPQATLRTALVLEGLALWARANGGDRPAPASG, from the coding sequence ATGAGCGACTGGCTGTTCGACCTGGGCAACTCGCGTTTCAAGGCCGCCTCCTGGCACCACGGCGACGGCATCGGCGAGGTGCTGGCCTGGCCGCACGGCGCCGATGCGCTGGTTGCCGGCGACGCCAGCCAGGGCCCGCTGCCTCGCGGCCGCGAGGCCTGGGTGGCGAGCGTGGCCGCACCGGCGCTGACCACCCAGGTGCTGGCGCTGCTGCGCGAACGCTTCGAACGGGTCCACGTGGCCCGCACCGCGGCCGAGTGCGCCGGCGTGCGCGTGGCCTACGCGCAGCCGGAGCGGCTGGGCGTGGACCGCTTCCTGGCCCTGCTGGGCGCTCGTGCCGGCGGCGGCGACGTGCTGGTGGCCGGCGTCGGCACCGCCCTGACCATCGACCTGCTCGATGCCGACGGCGTGCACCACGGCGGCCGCATCGCCGCCTCGCCGACGCTGATGCGGCAGGCGCTGCACCAGCGCGCGGTGCAGCTGCCGGCGGCCGGCGGCCGCTACGGCGAGTTCGCCGACGACACCGAGGACGCGCTGGCATCCGGTTGCGACGGCGCGGCGGTGGCGCTGGTCGAGCGTTCGCTGCAGCAGGCGGCGCAGCGGCTCGGCCGCGTGCCGGCGCTGCTGCTGCACGGCGGTGGCGCCGACGCGCTGCTGCCGCTGCTGCCGCAGGCGACGCTGCGCACGGCGCTGGTGCTGGAAGGCCTGGCGCTGTGGGCACGCGCGAATGGCGGCGACCGGCCTGCGCCGGCCAGCGGCTGA
- a CDS encoding ATP-binding protein — protein sequence MGFRPWRPRSLKARQLTAASISLVAFLMLAGFALDRAFAETAQANLRQRLASYAMAYADNIDFGRDGSLYTPELGPDPRFHRPGSGLYAEVVMPNGHWASLSAEGPLLPEVAGQLEPRQERFDGPLAMTQIDGSGGEVYRYGIGLVWAERGPDNEFPYTIFVMEDAQILAAQVRVFRAALWVYLGGAGLILLLLQVVILNWSLRPLQRVIAELTRVQRGQLQRMSERHPRELEPLTESINALIDSERENLERQRNTLADLAHSLKTPLAVLRTQLDADTDGAVAHDQALREEVDVQLKRMSDLVSYQLARAASGGHKLFSAPVPIESSAEEIVRGLEKVYASKNVLCEFEIEPGVQFYGEAGDLQELLGNLLENAFKWARHRVLLTARSGPSAPNRRAGLQLAVDDDGPGIVPEDVARVLQRGVRGDERVQGHGIGLSIVQDLVRDYRGDLQVARSPELGGARFEVTLPPGL from the coding sequence ATGGGGTTCCGGCCATGGCGGCCGCGCTCGCTCAAGGCACGCCAGCTCACCGCGGCCAGCATCAGCCTGGTCGCGTTCCTGATGCTGGCCGGCTTCGCCCTGGACCGCGCCTTCGCCGAGACCGCCCAGGCCAACCTGCGCCAGCGGCTGGCGAGCTACGCCATGGCGTACGCCGACAACATCGATTTCGGCCGCGACGGCTCGCTGTACACGCCCGAACTGGGCCCGGATCCGCGCTTCCACCGGCCCGGCAGCGGCCTGTACGCCGAGGTGGTGATGCCGAACGGGCACTGGGCCTCGCTCTCGGCCGAAGGCCCGCTGCTGCCGGAGGTCGCCGGCCAACTGGAACCGCGGCAGGAGCGCTTCGACGGCCCGCTGGCGATGACCCAGATCGACGGCAGCGGGGGCGAGGTCTACCGCTACGGCATCGGCCTGGTCTGGGCCGAACGCGGCCCGGACAACGAGTTCCCCTACACCATCTTCGTGATGGAGGACGCGCAGATCCTGGCCGCGCAGGTGCGTGTGTTCCGCGCCGCACTGTGGGTCTACCTGGGTGGCGCCGGCCTGATCCTGCTGCTGCTGCAGGTGGTGATCCTCAACTGGAGCCTGCGCCCGCTGCAGCGGGTGATCGCCGAGCTGACCCGGGTCCAGCGCGGCCAGCTGCAGCGCATGAGCGAGCGCCATCCGCGCGAGCTGGAACCGCTGACCGAGAGCATCAACGCGCTGATCGACAGCGAGCGCGAGAACCTGGAGCGCCAGCGCAACACCCTGGCCGACCTGGCCCACAGCCTGAAGACGCCGCTGGCGGTGCTGCGCACCCAGCTTGACGCCGATACCGACGGTGCCGTTGCGCACGACCAGGCGCTGCGCGAGGAAGTGGACGTACAGCTCAAGCGCATGAGCGACCTGGTCTCCTACCAGCTGGCGCGCGCTGCGTCCGGCGGCCACAAGCTGTTCTCCGCGCCGGTGCCGATCGAATCGAGTGCCGAGGAGATCGTGCGCGGGCTGGAGAAGGTCTACGCCTCCAAGAACGTGCTGTGCGAGTTTGAGATCGAGCCCGGCGTGCAGTTCTACGGCGAGGCCGGCGACCTGCAGGAACTGCTTGGCAACCTGCTGGAGAACGCGTTCAAGTGGGCGCGGCACCGGGTGCTGCTGACCGCGCGCTCCGGCCCGTCCGCGCCCAACCGCCGCGCCGGCCTGCAGCTGGCGGTCGACGACGACGGCCCCGGCATCGTCCCGGAGGACGTGGCCAGGGTGCTGCAGCGCGGCGTGCGCGGCGACGAGCGGGTGCAGGGCCACGGCATCGGCCTGTCGATCGTGCAGGACCTGGTCCGCGACTACCGCGGCGACCTGCAGGTCGCCCGTTCGCCCGAGCTGGGCGGCGCGCGCTTCGAGGTCACCCTGCCGCCGGGGCTCTGA
- a CDS encoding zinc-dependent peptidase gives MAQLPAGHVPLIRALSRWLRPASPSIDDVTWQAACAPLPWVAALEPKRRERLRPLAARFLHEKTITPLSGLELDPVQRVQLAALCCLPLLEFGEAGLRGWSQLLVYPDAFRVRRSHVDAAGVLHEWDDELAGEAWDQGPLILSWADVQADLAQPDAGFCVAVHEMAHKLDVLDGELDGTPPLPARWQREWARDFQRAYDAFCAEVDAGRETTIDPYAAEAPEEFFAVATEYHFSAPALLAEAMPQVAAHLARFYGPARPL, from the coding sequence CTGGCACAGCTTCCTGCCGGGCATGTTCCGCTGATCAGGGCGCTGTCGCGCTGGCTGCGGCCGGCTTCCCCGAGCATCGACGACGTTACCTGGCAGGCCGCCTGCGCACCCCTGCCGTGGGTGGCCGCGCTGGAACCGAAACGCCGCGAGCGCCTGCGCCCGCTGGCCGCGCGCTTCCTCCACGAGAAGACCATCACCCCGCTGTCCGGGCTCGAGCTGGACCCGGTGCAGCGGGTCCAGCTGGCTGCGCTGTGCTGCCTGCCGCTGCTGGAGTTCGGCGAGGCCGGGCTGCGCGGCTGGTCGCAGCTGCTGGTGTACCCGGATGCGTTCCGCGTGCGCCGCAGCCACGTCGACGCCGCCGGGGTGCTGCACGAATGGGACGATGAGCTGGCCGGCGAGGCCTGGGACCAGGGTCCGCTGATCCTGTCCTGGGCCGACGTGCAGGCCGACCTGGCCCAGCCCGATGCCGGCTTCTGCGTGGCCGTGCACGAGATGGCGCACAAGCTCGACGTGCTCGACGGCGAACTCGACGGCACCCCGCCGCTGCCGGCGCGCTGGCAGCGCGAATGGGCGCGCGATTTCCAGCGCGCCTACGACGCGTTCTGCGCGGAGGTGGACGCCGGCCGCGAGACCACGATCGATCCGTACGCGGCCGAGGCGCCGGAGGAGTTCTTCGCGGTCGCCACCGAGTACCACTTCTCTGCGCCGGCGCTGCTGGCCGAGGCGATGCCGCAAGTGGCCGCGCACCTGGCGCGCTTCTACGGCCCCGCCCGCCCCTTGTAG
- a CDS encoding tryptophan--tRNA ligase yields MTVRVLTGITTTGTPHLGNYAGAIRPAIAASRDPGVESFFFLADYHALIKADDPQRVARSRLEIAATWLACGLDPQRVTFYRQSDIVEIPQLTWLLTCVAAKGLLNRAHAYKAAVDKNLASGEDPDYGVTAGLYMYPVLMAADILAFGAHKVPVGRDQIQHIEMARDIGQRFNHLYGDPWRQATGNGGEPLVLPEVQIDENVATLPGLDGRKMSKSYDNTIPLFAPPAELKKLVMSIVTDSRAPGEPKDTEGSTLFQLYQAFATPPQTEEMRHAFAEGIGWGDAKQRLFVLVDETVAPMREQYAQLIDRPAQLEEILLEGARKARDVTVPLLDGLQRAVGLGRFSAPGAAAAKKKATAAKLPQIKQYREADGRFHFKLVDGDGRLLLQGDGHGSPREAGQVIARLRREGLDALHEMELRTVGLLGERIGTLGGDLAGVDEILDALRQLAEAEA; encoded by the coding sequence ATGACCGTCCGCGTCCTCACCGGCATCACCACCACCGGCACCCCGCACCTGGGCAACTACGCCGGCGCCATCCGCCCGGCGATCGCCGCCAGCCGCGATCCGGGGGTGGAGAGCTTCTTCTTCCTGGCCGACTACCACGCCCTGATCAAGGCCGACGATCCGCAGCGCGTGGCCCGCTCGCGCCTGGAGATCGCCGCGACCTGGCTGGCCTGCGGCCTGGACCCGCAGCGGGTGACCTTCTACCGGCAGTCGGACATCGTCGAGATCCCGCAGCTGACCTGGCTGCTGACCTGCGTCGCGGCCAAGGGCCTGCTCAACCGCGCCCACGCCTACAAGGCGGCGGTGGACAAGAACCTGGCGTCCGGCGAGGACCCGGACTACGGCGTCACCGCCGGCCTGTACATGTATCCGGTGCTGATGGCCGCCGACATCCTCGCATTCGGCGCGCACAAGGTGCCGGTGGGCCGCGACCAGATCCAGCACATCGAGATGGCGCGCGACATCGGCCAGCGCTTCAACCACCTCTACGGCGACCCCTGGCGCCAGGCCACCGGCAATGGCGGCGAGCCGCTGGTGCTGCCCGAGGTGCAGATCGACGAGAACGTGGCCACGCTGCCCGGCCTGGACGGGCGCAAGATGTCCAAGAGCTACGACAACACCATCCCGTTGTTCGCGCCGCCGGCGGAGCTGAAGAAGCTGGTGATGTCCATCGTCACCGACTCGCGCGCGCCCGGCGAACCGAAGGACACCGAAGGTTCCACCCTGTTCCAGCTGTACCAGGCCTTCGCCACTCCGCCGCAGACCGAGGAGATGCGTCACGCCTTCGCCGAGGGCATCGGCTGGGGTGATGCCAAGCAGCGCCTGTTCGTCCTGGTTGACGAGACCGTGGCGCCGATGCGCGAGCAGTACGCGCAGCTGATCGACCGGCCGGCGCAGCTGGAGGAGATCCTGCTGGAGGGCGCGCGCAAGGCGCGCGACGTCACCGTGCCGCTGCTGGACGGCCTGCAGCGCGCGGTCGGCCTGGGACGGTTCTCGGCGCCGGGCGCCGCCGCCGCGAAGAAGAAGGCGACGGCCGCGAAGCTGCCGCAGATCAAGCAGTACCGCGAGGCCGACGGCCGCTTCCACTTCAAGCTGGTCGACGGCGATGGCCGGCTGCTGCTGCAGGGCGACGGCCACGGCTCGCCGCGCGAGGCCGGACAGGTAATCGCCCGGCTCCGGCGCGAGGGCCTGGATGCGTTGCACGAGATGGAGCTGCGCACGGTCGGCCTGCTCGGCGAGCGGATCGGCACGCTGGGCGGGGATCTGGCCGGCGTGGACGAGATCCTCGATGCGTTGCGCCAGCTGGCCGAAGCGGAGGCCTGA